A window from Kovacikia minuta CCNUW1 encodes these proteins:
- a CDS encoding STAS domain-containing protein, with product MQNVLVRPQATVLKPLGSLNAANVTKFQYQLNEAVLSDQNGALLIDLGQVEFIDSAGLMVLVSAQSMAQRLNKRLSICSISYPVRMIFELTQLDRVFEIFEGHAAFHAAIA from the coding sequence ATGCAGAACGTCCTCGTCCGTCCTCAAGCTACAGTGCTTAAGCCTCTTGGTTCTCTCAATGCAGCAAATGTAACCAAGTTTCAATACCAGCTCAACGAGGCTGTTTTGTCCGATCAAAATGGCGCTTTACTGATTGACCTGGGGCAGGTCGAGTTTATTGATAGTGCTGGTTTAATGGTGCTGGTTTCCGCTCAAAGTATGGCTCAACGGTTGAATAAACGCCTGAGCATCTGTTCAATTTCTTATCCAGTTCGGATGATTTTTGAATTGACCCAGCTTGACCGGGTATTTGAGATCTTTGAGGGACATGCAGCTTTCCATGCTGCGATCGCCTAA
- a CDS encoding DUF11 domain-containing protein, with amino-acid sequence MNHPKKPLVWGRFRILVVGVLTGWILFLGLPIAAQQVITIPNTATANFRDSAGNLRTAQSNRTTFTAAISQAGLEIVKTADRAAAEPGDTVAYRLLVRNTGTVALTNVQVTDTLPLGLKFVRNSQRGSITTANSVAQVNLAAPTVNGQTINFTYPRLEPNPNFDDYLWCADYP; translated from the coding sequence ATGAATCATCCAAAAAAACCTTTGGTGTGGGGACGTTTTCGCATTCTAGTTGTTGGAGTTCTAACAGGATGGATTCTTTTTCTTGGACTTCCTATTGCTGCACAACAAGTTATAACCATCCCTAATACCGCTACTGCTAACTTTAGAGATTCGGCAGGGAACCTTCGGACTGCCCAATCCAATCGAACTACTTTCACCGCTGCCATTAGTCAGGCAGGTCTAGAAATTGTTAAAACCGCCGATCGGGCTGCGGCTGAACCAGGTGACACGGTTGCCTACCGCCTGTTGGTCAGGAATACGGGTACGGTTGCCCTGACCAATGTTCAGGTTACTGATACTTTGCCTCTGGGTTTGAAGTTTGTCAGGAACTCCCAACGGGGGTCTATTACCACGGCAAATAGCGTGGCTCAGGTCAACCTGGCAGCGCCGACAGTCAATGGGCAAACCATTAACTTTACCTACCCCAGGCTGGAACCCAACCCAAACTTTGACGATTATCTATGGTGTGCTGATTACCCCTGA
- the trpA gene encoding tryptophan synthase subunit alpha — MTSVSECFESLRSRAQCALVPFITAGDPDLETTAAALRVLDQNGADLIELGVPYSDPLAHGPVIQAAATRALKRGTRLDQVLEVVREVSPTLRSPLILFTYYNPILNRGIESFLQQVAAAGVRGLVVPDLPLEEADSLLRPAVDCGVEITLLIAPTSPKERIAAIAQQSQGFIYLVSTTGVTGMRGQVQSRVKDLLVELRTVTDKPIGVGFGISQPEHARQVMEWGADAAIVGSAFVKRLAEGTPHQGLGAIAEFSRSLKANLIDR, encoded by the coding sequence ATGACTTCTGTTTCCGAATGCTTCGAGTCCCTACGCAGTCGTGCCCAATGTGCGCTTGTCCCTTTCATCACAGCGGGTGATCCTGACCTGGAAACGACGGCAGCAGCCCTGCGGGTGCTTGACCAGAACGGAGCAGATTTGATTGAGTTGGGGGTGCCCTATTCAGACCCACTGGCGCATGGGCCTGTCATTCAAGCGGCAGCAACACGGGCACTAAAACGAGGAACCCGGCTAGATCAGGTGCTGGAAGTCGTGAGAGAGGTGAGTCCAACCCTGCGATCGCCGTTGATTTTGTTTACCTACTACAACCCAATTTTAAACCGGGGGATTGAGTCTTTTTTGCAGCAGGTTGCGGCAGCCGGAGTGCGGGGGTTGGTGGTGCCAGACTTGCCGCTAGAAGAAGCGGATAGCCTGTTGCGCCCAGCCGTTGATTGCGGGGTAGAAATAACGCTGCTGATTGCTCCGACCAGCCCCAAGGAGCGGATTGCTGCGATCGCTCAGCAATCTCAGGGATTTATTTATCTGGTTAGCACAACGGGGGTGACTGGCATGCGTGGGCAGGTTCAGTCCCGGGTGAAAGATTTATTAGTGGAATTACGGACAGTAACAGATAAGCCGATTGGAGTCGGGTTTGGGATTTCCCAACCGGAGCATGCCCGCCAGGTGATGGAGTGGGGCGCAGACGCGGCAATTGTCGGTAGTGCGTTTGTCAAGCGGTTAGCGGAGGGAACGCCCCACCAGGGATTGGGGGCGATCGCTGAATTTAGCCGAAGTTTGAAAGCAAACCTGATTGATCGCTAA
- the ndhL gene encoding NAD(P)H-quinone oxidoreductase subunit L: MYFLVFLFFPGLLLLSPFLNFRPKRRQIES, from the coding sequence ATGTATTTTCTGGTATTTTTATTTTTCCCAGGGTTGCTGCTGCTGTCCCCTTTCCTTAACTTTCGTCCCAAACGCAGGCAAATTGAAAGCTAA
- a CDS encoding DUF3007 family protein — MRRIDVIGIGVGIFAAGGLAYLFFKLVGLDTISAGIWSQTLLVGGLVGWLITYAFRAVTHTMTYNQQLKDYENAVLQKRLEELSPEELARIQAEIEQEKQGKAED; from the coding sequence ATGCGAAGGATTGATGTTATTGGGATTGGAGTTGGAATTTTTGCAGCGGGGGGGTTGGCGTATCTATTTTTCAAGCTGGTTGGGCTAGATACAATTTCTGCGGGCATCTGGTCTCAAACGCTTCTGGTGGGTGGGCTTGTGGGCTGGTTGATAACCTATGCTTTCCGGGCAGTGACCCATACGATGACGTACAATCAGCAACTCAAGGATTATGAGAATGCGGTTCTCCAGAAGCGGCTAGAGGAACTGTCTCCCGAAGAACTGGCACGGATTCAAGCAGAAATTGAGCAAGAAAAGCAGGGAAAGGCTGAAGACTAG
- the ndhL gene encoding NAD(P)H-quinone oxidoreductase subunit L translates to MDITVALSYLILAGAFLVAIPAALYFYLQARWYVGQFF, encoded by the coding sequence ATGGATATCACAGTTGCGCTCTCGTATCTGATTCTGGCTGGGGCTTTTCTCGTTGCAATTCCCGCTGCCCTATATTTTTATCTACAGGCTCGCTGGTATGTTGGCCAGTTCTTTTGA